CTGGTAGATGATGAACAATATGTCGTAGATGATCTGGAGCTTGCTTTTCCATGGCAGGACTTCGGGATTGAAAAAGTATACAAAGCCTACTCCGGCGCTCAGGCGTTGCAGATGATCGGGCAATACCCGGTTGATATAGTCATTACGGATATCGCCATGCCCGGGATGAGCGGGCTGGAGCTGGTGAAGCAGGTGCGGAAGACCCACCGGAGAATCAAGTGTATTCTGCTAACCGGCTACGCCGAGTTCGAATATGCCAGGGAAGCCCTTCAGTATGGGGTGGCAGAGTATCTTGTTAAGCCGCTGGATCACCAGAAGCTTCGTGCTGCTCTGGAGAGCACGATTAAGACGATTAAGAAGGAAATCGACCGGACGGCATCTTATGAGCAGGCGATGCTGGCCTTCCGGGAGCATCTCCCGGCGCTGAAGGATAAGCTGCTGGCCGAGCTGATTCAGGGCAAATCCTATCCGCAGGAACGGCTGAAGGACAAGCTTAGCGGATATCAGATTGATTTTCAGCTGAACGACCGGGTCTTCCTGATTCTGATCCGTCTGGAGGAGCATTTCACGAACTTCGGGCCGGACAGCCAATTGCTCTTTGAATACGCGGTGACGAACATTGCCTGCGAGCTGCTGGGCCCGGGCTTCGAGCTGTGGCATGGCCGGGATGCTTACGAGAACCTGGTGTTTATTGTGAAGAGCAGTGAAGCGGGGGCGGTTGACCCGGACAAGATTCTCAAGCAGCTAACCCATAATACCCATCAGCTGCACAGCAGTGTGAATGAATATCTGAATGGCGGAATCTCGGTTATTCTGTCCTACCCGGGGGAATTCCCGCTGGATATCCGCGCCATGTATGAGGATTCCCAGTCGGCGTTAAGACAGCAAGTGGGCAATGACCAGGGCTATTTCATCTCCTTGACGGACAAGCAGAAGAGCTCGCCGGTCCAGCCGCTCAAGGACTTATATGCTTCTCCGACACTGATGCATCTGCTGGAGACCGGCCAGTGGCAGGGGTATAAGGAACGGCTGCAGCAGCTGAGAGAATTCAGCAACAACCTGCCGTCGTATAACGAAGAATATATTGAGGAGATCCGTACTATGATTCTCGGCTCCTTTCACTATATTGCCCATAAGAATCATAGCCTGCTCTCCGATCTGGTCGGGCGGGAGCTGCTGGATAAGACCCTCTTCCGTTCCGTGTCCCAACTGGTCAGCTGGGGTGAGGCGCTGGTGGATACCCTGCAGGGCAAGCTCGAACGGGATACACAGAATAACCGGATGGGCATCGTCAAGGAGATGCAGAGCTGTATCGCGTCTAATCTGGCAGAGGCCAGCCAGCAATTCGTTGCGGACGCGGTCTCGCTTCATCCGGCATATGTCTCCAGACTGTTCAAGCAGGTCAGCGGGATCAGTATAAGCGAGTATATCCTGAATAGGAAGATGGAGCAGGCCGTAGCAAGCCTCCGCAACTCCGAGCTGAAGATCTATGAGATCTCTGAGCAGCTCGGCTACGCCAACAGCCAATATTTCATCAAAGTGTTCAAGGAGCAGTTCGGCATGACGCCGCAGGATTACCGGGGGAAGCTGTGAGGTATGCTATTCTATAGAGCCGTGAGCAGAAGGGGCTCACGCTCTAGCAATCACTTATTAGCTAAATTAATAGGAAGAGAGTAAAACGAAGATATATTGACTTGGAGTCTAATTTCTTCTAAAAATGTAAATATTAAAAATTAAAAGTGATATTTTGGAATACGGAATGGGTAATTAGGATTATAGAGAATAAAATAATATGGAGGTGCAGTGGGGCAATTCATTGCAGGATATCCAAAATAGGCTTTTGTGGCATGCCTACCGATGATATCTTGAAATTCTCTAATTACATTTACAAGTATAATAAGGAGAGTTGACTATGAAAAAGAAAGTGATTATGAGTGCGTTTATTCTAATTTGGTTAATTGCACTCATGCCTCAAGGAACATTTGCAAATGGAAAATTCAATGATGTAAACGATTTCAAATTGGCGATTACTAAAATATCTTCTGCAGAAACTGAAACTTTTAATAGGGATGAAGTATCTGAACAATTGATTCTTTGGCTACAAGAGCAAGGAACAATTGTAACTGATAAAAGCGTTATTCAATTTGTCCCGGCAACTCAAAATATAGAAACATTTAGGGGGGAGAGTGAGCGGCAGGGAGAGGCTGTGCTTGTTTGGAACAATTATGGTGATGAGGAAGTATCTATTAGCACAGTACTACCTCTCTCTGTAAATGGTAAATCACTAAATTTGGTGGATATTGATAAAGATTCAGGCACACCTGGGACTGTCGGATATGGATTGACATCAAAAATTTGGTTAACTGCTCATTATGATTCATTATATGGAACGATTGAGAATATTCGTCCATTGAAACTGGATGTTACTGCTTATGCTAACAGTGGTTATAATATGAATAATTTTAAAGCAACTTGGGTTACACAAGGAGACTTATTGACTTATCCAGGATATACTACTGCTCCTGAAGGGGGAGGATTCCCTGTGAGACATGAAATAACTACAAATGTTAGCTCGCCTATTATGGGGACTAAGTACACAGGTAGCAACCCTTTAAGTAGCAATAGGATTTTCAAAGCAGGTGGAGGACTTGCTTGGATATGCGGGATCGCTTACGATGTGAATATTAATGGTACAAATCATCACTTTGAAGTACATAATTTAATTTAAGAGATAATAATATTATGTATTGAATAATATACTGAAATAAAAACATGCTTTTGTTGGAGAAGGTGACTAAAGATGAATAGAAAATACCTAATGGCGGTCTTCATAGGTTTGTTCATGCTTCTTATGAGTGCTTGTCAAAAAGACAATCCCTACG
The sequence above is a segment of the Paenibacillus sp. FSL R7-0204 genome. Coding sequences within it:
- a CDS encoding response regulator, which codes for MKRREKLILQILLVDDEQYVVDDLELAFPWQDFGIEKVYKAYSGAQALQMIGQYPVDIVITDIAMPGMSGLELVKQVRKTHRRIKCILLTGYAEFEYAREALQYGVAEYLVKPLDHQKLRAALESTIKTIKKEIDRTASYEQAMLAFREHLPALKDKLLAELIQGKSYPQERLKDKLSGYQIDFQLNDRVFLILIRLEEHFTNFGPDSQLLFEYAVTNIACELLGPGFELWHGRDAYENLVFIVKSSEAGAVDPDKILKQLTHNTHQLHSSVNEYLNGGISVILSYPGEFPLDIRAMYEDSQSALRQQVGNDQGYFISLTDKQKSSPVQPLKDLYASPTLMHLLETGQWQGYKERLQQLREFSNNLPSYNEEYIEEIRTMILGSFHYIAHKNHSLLSDLVGRELLDKTLFRSVSQLVSWGEALVDTLQGKLERDTQNNRMGIVKEMQSCIASNLAEASQQFVADAVSLHPAYVSRLFKQVSGISISEYILNRKMEQAVASLRNSELKIYEISEQLGYANSQYFIKVFKEQFGMTPQDYRGKL